From Candidatus Babeliales bacterium:
ACATAAGCGTTTTCTAGTAATGTTTTAGCGCTATTGAGGATATTTCCGCTGCCTCCACCATTATTAATAGTGTGCATGGCTTCAGACGTTTTTATTGTAAGCCTTCGGCCGTGGCCATAATAGCGTTGTTTGTAAGATGCATATCAAAGCCTTTTTTTGAATATACGTGATATAGCAGCAACTGATTCGCCAAGCTTGTCTAATATATCTATTTCTTTGAGGAAGTTATAAACATTGCCAAGGCCTGTAAAGAACACAATATCTGCTGCTACTTGAGCTACAAAATCGGTGTATTGTTCACTCGTTATGCCTTGCAGTGGGATTTCGATCATTGCGTAAAATGCATCAGTGCGATAATTGTATTCATCTTCAGATGAATACAATTATCGCTTTTTTTAAAGCAATTCTAGATTAGACTAGTCTTTTGTTTCAATAATAAACTGATCATTATCATATATAATGATAACTTCTTTTGGCATTAGCTTGCATACTTTTTCTTTCCAGTCGGTAAGTATTTGTTTATATTGTTCTTTAGTTAATTTCAATACAGTTGGAACTGCTTCTTCTGAATATAAATCGCTAAGCAATATATAATGACCTTCCTTTTCTAGTCCCGTAATGTTACCGCTGCATGCATCGCCCCAATTATCATTTAAAGCCCATTCTTTAAAAGGTGAAGAGCTACACCCAACATCATCTGTTAAGAAAAAGCCTAATATATACATTCCATCTTCAGAGGAATCTTTATAGGAATAATTACCATAATTTTGCTTTAAACATAATTTTACAAAACTCATTTTAAATTCCTTCGTTGATAATAGGATATGCTGTTTTGTCTAGGAGCATAAAGAATGACAGCGCTGTTATCATATTTTTTATAAATGGAAAAGCCAACTAATCTTTCCATGAAAGGTACTATTTTGATAGTATTTAGAAAAAGATCTAAAATTCTTATTCCGTGATAATCTTCATTTGCTACAATTTTATCTGCGCATGGTTCTATTTGATAAATATCGTTATCTTCAAAAACATAACTCGTGTATTGTTTTTAAGATCATGACTTTTAACACTTACGCATGGTTTGTTTTAATGATGTTCCATTCTTCTTCATAATTGCAGACAAATTTACGTAAGAGTTCATGAATTGTTTCGAAAGTTATACCTAATTCGGTGAGTAATTCGTATATTTTTGTTACTATATTTGTTAATCCCTTAGTGTTTGTTATAGATGTTAAGGATGCCTGTTCTAATAAATTATTAATGTTTTCTTGAATAAATTTTATTTTTACCAAAGCTTCTTCTAACAAAATTAAATCTTTTTCTGAAAGTATTGCACCATAAACTTGAGAGTTTAATATAACTAATTCTTGCGATATTTGTTCTATTTCTTTAATCATTTTTTGAATCTTTCATGATAAATTTTTCAGTTATATCTCTCATACTTTCGATATGCCAGATATATGTGTTTAATTTGACATTGAGATAACAGATTTGTCCCATAATATCATCAATAGAAGAAGGATTGGCCTTTTTTAGTAAATCAACATGTTTCAAAGTTTCATTATTTAGCCAGTTTAAATCTTTTATATTATTATGTTCTTCTTGTAGCTCAGAAGAGGAAATAATTTTTTTTTGAGCATTATCATTTAATTTTTCTAAGAAAGTTAATATTTTTTTGAATTCATTTTCCATTTTTGATACATAATTCATGCATTGTTTTTTTTAAGATTATAATTTTTAACGCTTATGCTTGATTTATTTTAGTGATATTCCATTCTTCTCTGTAATTGCATACAAATTTATCCAATAATGTATAAATTTTTTCGGTAAATATGCCTAGTTGGTAAAGAGATTGATGAATGTTGGTTATTATTGTGATTAATTCATTAGGATTTGATGTAGACGTGAATGATGCCTCTTGTAATAATTTATTAATATTGTTTTGGTTTAATTGTATTCCAATTAGAGCTTCTTTTATTTTTTTTAGATCTTTTTTCGAAAGAATTGTCCCATAAACTTGAGAATTTAATTTAATCATCTCTTGTGAGATTTCTTTTATTTCTTTAATCATTTTTTTGATCCTTTATTAATTTAAATTTTTCAGTTATATCACGTATGCTTTCAACATGCCAAACATAGGTACCGAGATAGACATTTAAGTGACAAATATGTTTCATAATTTCATCGATAGACACGTCATATGATTTTTTTAACAGATTAAGATGGCTTACGAATTTTTTATCTAGGAGTCGTAAGTCTTCTATTCTTTGATGTTCTTTTTTTAAATCTTCAAAAGAAACTATTTTTTTGGAGTTAGTTTGATTTATTTGTCCTAGTAAAATTAATATATTTTTGAATTCGTTTTCCATTATTTAACCTTTGTTATTTCATAATTTTTTTGATGCTTCGACCAGCTTTTTTTGCAGCCTCAAGTTTTTTCTCATTTAATGTCCCATCTAGATTATAAACAGCTATAGCTTTTAAATTTTTGCTAAAAACTTCTAGATGGTCGCAATGTAAACTATCTATATAATAGAAAAAACCTTCTTTTAGTTCTGTTCCAGGGATATCTTGAGTTAATTTATAGATCGAAAATTTTTGATATTTATAAGATGTTTTTAAAGAATGTGGCTGTAGTGTCTGCCCAAATGGTAACGCAAAAAACTCTTTCATGTTATTCACACGCAAGATTGTTTTTTGACCTAGTGAACTATTTTTTATTTTTTCACCAAACTTTTTCAAGTCATTGGATGTTTTGAGTACAACCCCTTCAGCCGTGACCATAATAGAGTTCTTTGCAAGATGTGTGTCAACAGCTTGTTTTAATGTGTCAGCAACTTTGGCAGCATAGTTTTCTAATTTAGTTGCAACATCTATTTCTTTGATATAGATGAAGACTTTAGCGAATCCTTTTCCAAAAGCAAAATCAGCTGCTACTTGAGCTACTAAATCAATGATGTTTTCTGCTGGTACAGATTGAACGGTTTTCCAAAAGGCATTACTACGTTGCTGGTATTTTTCTAGTGTTAAGTAAGTTGTTCCAAATATAGTGTCTGATGTGAATAGTGCAGTGTTGACTAAAAATTCACATGTTTTTGTGTTTATTTCACGTAAAGTATGTAATGAATCGATAGGATGTTGAATAATATGGCTCGTAAGATGTCCTGCGCCTTGCAGAAGTTCACCGATACTTTTTGCTTGCGTAATAGGATTGAGTCCTTCAATAAACTTTACTATTGTCCGTGTGAATAGTTCTGATCCTCGTTCTATACATTGCATATAGGGAGTAGATTTACCTTCAATAATATTGTCTACTGTATGTTGAATATCAGTGAGTAAATGATCAACCACGGTGACGTTAAAAACAAATTCAGCATCATTTTGTGGTGCTTTTATGATATGTATTGAATCAATAACATGATTTTCTATGTTTTCAACAAAATCAAGTCTGCATAATTTTGAATTGTGAAAAACATTCTTTGCCATTACATCAAATTGTTGTCCAACTGATGCATAATCATGAGAATTTTTGAGTATGTTTATAGAAGTGTTATGCACATCTACAGGAATAAAAGAGTTCGTTAACTCTTTATGATCGGAGCGATTTTTGTAGATGTCATTTGCTTGTTCAAGAATATCTATACCGAAATTTTTTACGATTAACTCTTTTTGTGTTATTCTATCAGTAATATTAAGAGATTCAAATGTTTTAATTATTTGCTTCTGAAGATGTGTTAATTCTTTATGTGCTACCGATAAAGATTTGTTCTCAATATTATGTAAGATAGGAGATATGTTGTTATCAGATAAAACAGGTTGATCATTTACTGTTTTTATGTAATCGGAACGTGAAGTATAACAATTATATGCAGCTTCAATTGGATCAAAATTATATTGTTTTACAATAAAATCTTTGATCTCATCACTAAGGGTAATATTATGTTGTTGCGCTTGATCTAATATTTGCATTTCTAAGTAATGTAATTGATTGTGAGCTTTTTCAAGAGATTGAGCATGCGCAATTTCGTATAATACATTTGTTATCGAGTCAGAATATATTTTTTCTACTATTGCGTAACAAACATTGGTTGTAAAATTATCGTTTTTTCCATTTTGAAAAAGTTGGTGTCGTAACTGGAGTTCTTCTTGAAATAGAGCGCTACGATCTCCTTTTTGCTGTAAATTTATACATTTTTCTCTAAATTCCTGAATGGTCTTAAATGATTCTGGATTAGCATGTTGAGCAACGTAATCAGGACGTGAAATAAGATCTCTTTCAGCAATTGCCATTATATCAATGCCCAAATGGGTAATAAAACTATTTTCGCCTGTTCCATTAACAAAACTACTTGTTAAAAAGGTGTGATCACGTTTCCAAGTCCATAATTTTTTTAATTCAGCAAAAGCGGCTTTAGCATCGATTTGGTTGGCGTACCTTATTTGCGAGAGATACTCCCCCACTTTTATTGAAAGTGCATCTGCAAATTTGATTTCAGATTCTGCTGTTGGAAAGGTTTGTTTTCGTGAAAAGAAAAATACTTTTTTATCTCTATATTGTTCTGTACGATCATATTTAAATTGTTTGAAATGGGCTTGTACGCTTGGTAATGCAAATATTTCTTCTGGATTAATAGGAGAGGTGCGCAATTTGTTCAATTCATGCAAAGCTTTTTGGTGTTGTATTGCTCGTGCATGTTTATGTTGGGCATACATTTGAGAAGCGGAAGTATTATTAATGTCTTGCCTTCGCGAATCCACGAGACTATCTTTAAGGTGTTCTTCCATATGATCGTGTTTTTGTTGCATATTTGATGAACAAGAGTTGTTGATAGTATTTGAATTATTTTGACTATTACAATTCAGGTCTGAAGATAAGTCAAATGATTGTTTTCCTTCATTTATGAGAGATATATCAGGATAAAGTTGCATTTTTCCATGTTCGCTGTCTCCTGTTTCTTTGTTATAATAATCTTGGTTGAGAATAATACAATCTTCATAAGCGATTGTATAAGATACAATTTTTTCCGTGTCTGTTTCACGACTAAAATTATAAGGTTGTGTATCAAATGTATTTATACTGTTTATATGAGTAGTTTCAGTAGTATTTGTACTTGTTTCAGAAGTAGTTTCCATGCCAATGAAAGGTTCAGGATCAGCATCCTTAACATTTAATGCAGAGATATGAGAAAAAATAAAAAATATGAAAACGGTGATTAGGGTGCGTTTTTGTGTATAAAACATGTAATTTATCCAAGAAAAAATGTAAACAATTTGTTTTGCTTTTTAGTGACTATATTTTTTTATAAGAAACTTAGTTTTACATGTTAATTCATGCGATGCTTTTATGAGTGTGATTATATTGACAGCAATTGCAAAAACAACGCCCCACGGTTGTAACTTTTTACAAAGTTGATCCGAGAAACTTTCTTTTAATGCTTGTGATTCTGCTTGTAATTGATTAAGCGCTTGTTGAAAATGTATTTTTGTTAAAACAATAGGCAGTTTTGAATGAGAAATAGTTTGCTCTGCATAGTAAAATATTTTTGCTGAATCAATAAATAAACGTATGTCCCGTAACGATTGTTGTTCCATTTGTTGTATTATTTTTGCAATGAATGCATCAGTAATTGATGGATCAAGCTCCATTGATTGATCATGTATGATACTATTTTTAAAAATCTGAATTTTTTGATTTTTATCAGGTGCTTGTATATGAATAATTTTGCCTGTAAAACGACTTTTAATTTCCGGAGGTAGTTTATCAACATTATTAGCAGTGCCAATGATGATGATATTAGGAAAGAATTTTTCTATATGATCAAGAATAAGCCAAAAGCTTGCAGCAGTTTGTGAATGGTCAGTTTGTTCCATTTTATGATGCTCAAATAATTTGTGTAATTCATCAATAATGATTACTCTTTTTCCTCCATCAGAGATACATTTTTGTATAATTTTTTGCAAATTAATAGCAGTTTCATTTCTAAATTTTCCTAAAAGATCTGCGGCAGGAATAAATGTATAGGTATATCCAAGCATTTCAGCGATCGCGTAAGCTAAGGTTGTTTTACCTGATCCTGGTGGTCCTACTAAAATAAAACGATGAAAAGAAGGTATATTTATAATGGATTGAGTTGCAATAGAGCAACATGAACGTAATTGTAAATAGGTAAAAATTCCCTTTACTAATTTTGGAGCATTTTCCATTGCTGATTCTACAATCCATCGTGCAGGTCTTGGTAATGGAGTTTTATCTATTATTTGATTTTTCTGAATAATACTTTCTTTCGCTGTATTTTGTTGAAAATATTCAGGATCAGGCAGATATAATGGAGAAATATTAAAATCTACAGTTTTATTTATTGGTGTTTGTTGTTTTTCTTGGGCAGCTAATAGATAGCTGGATAAAATCACTAAAGTGATTAATTTAAGTTGATTCATGAGAACAGCTTTTTAATTTGATTGCCGAAAGAATTTTCTGTATTTATCCTTGCTTTTTCTGCAGCAGCTTTCTCTTCGGCAGCTTTTTTTTCAGCAGCTTCTTGAGCTTTTCTTGTTTCAGTATTTGCCATCATATTTTTGTAGAGTTGATTTTGTTCATCTGAAATTAAAGAATCAATATGCGCTCTACTCTCACGGTTCATATGAGTAGAAGAGACATTATTGTTAACTTCATTTTGATGGTCATGTATAGCTATGCTGATTTTTTGTTGTTGAATGAAGTGTTTTTCATGCATTTCTAAGGTTTCTTTATGATGACGCTCTTGTCGTTCATCATCAGTTTCTTCTTCAATATCATATTGTATTATTGTTCTTTTTCTTAGGTAACTATTCATTCCTTGAGAGATATTGTTTTGAGTTATAGTGATTGGATAAGGTTGGTTTCTACTGTTTAATTTGCTTTGCACTAAGATTTCTTTTGATAATTTTTCTAAATCTCGTCCAGAATAGGGGTTTATTTTTTCTAATTCTTTAATTAAAAAAGATTCGGTTATTTCTGTATTAATTTGACTATTTTGAGTTGATAGATTTCTACGAAGAATATTATTTTTTTTTATTGGGTCAGTCATTAATGGAAATTCTATAAAATCAGAGAGAATTCTACTTTTGACTGGTTTTGGTAATTTATGTATACGATTCATTGTTCCAATGAGAAAGAAGTTATTATTGTTTTTTTGTCTGTCAAGAAATGTCCATAGTGCTGTTGCTGTTGCGTCTGTGTCATGATGTTTACTTTCGGTGTTTTCAAGTAAGCGATGTATTTCGTCGATAATTAAAATAGTTGGTTTGTTGGAAGATTCGATTTTTTCTAGTTCTTTTTGGAGTTGTATAGCTGTTTGATTGCGATATTCTCTTAAAAAGGATGTGCTTGATAAAAATTTATATTCCCAACCTTTTTGACACATTTTATGAGCAATAGCTTTAGCAGTAACAGATTTTCCGGTTCCAGGCTCTCCCACAAAAAATACTGATCTATATTCTTTAACGCCAGGAAAATAGTTAGGATCGTATAGATAATTGACAATACACTGAGCTTCTTCTGGTGAAGCTTCAAAGACAAACTCCATTTCTTCAATATCTTTTTCAGTAAAAGATTCGGTTTTTTTGGGATTGGAATTTTGTTGTTGTTGAGATATTTCATCTATGATTTTTTTGCGAATTTCTTCAGGTACTTCAGGTGCATATAATGATTTTATGTCGAAATGAATCTGGCTAATATTGTTGGAATTGATGGAATCGTTTGATAAGGCAATTTGGGAAGATAATATAGATACGAGAATAGTATGGTGTATGTATGACATGTGGTTACTCCGAAAAGAATATATTATGGACATCTGTTTTTTAATTATAATGAATTTTTTGTATTTAACAAAGTTTAAAACATAAGTTGGTAGTGTAATTATTCAGATTGGATTTATTTTATAAGCGGCTGGACAAGTATAACCTGAGTCATTTACATTGCTCGTTTTAAATCTTCTTCCTGCGTTTATTTCATCTCAATTTTTACTATCGTTGCGATCGAGTATCTGGGTGAAGCGAGACACGAATGCTAGGTTAAAATAATATCTCTAAAAAGCCCACAGAGGCTCTTTTTTGCCCTAGTTTTTGATTTATTTTTTGAATCAATTCTCTAGATTGAACTTTTTATACCATTATAAAGTTCTGTTCAATATGATGAAATACAATTTAATGCCATGACTACTGAATTTTGGTTCTAGTATAGACCTAAAAGTAATTTACTTTCAAAAGATCCATATTATCTTCTGATGCCTAGCAATTTATATGATGCATATGTTGAGCATTAATTTTTTTATTTGTTTGTAAAATACCCTCCTTGCTGAGGATATTACTTTATACGCAGTTGATACTATTTTATATATAGTTCTAGAAATATTCGTTAAAAATATCTTCCCATTCTTTTATATTTTTTTTAGTAGTCGGATGGTGTTTTAAGATGGTGTGAAATGCTATTTGATATATTACAACAATTACCATTCCTGCTACTAAATTATGTCCAAATTGAGTCATTTTTTTTTCCTGAAATATTTGATTATAGTCAGAACAATATCTTCATTATCCAGACAATAATACTTGAAGAAGTTGATCAGTAAAAATACTATGAACGCATAAAATACTTGCGTATACCAAGGGATCATACAGGCCCTGTAGCTACTCCAAGAGCAATACCACCTGCTACTGCTCCAGCCATACTTGCCGCTTCAATTGGTACTGCAAGGCATCCTTCTAAAGCAAGGACTGTTACTGGATATAATGGCCCTGTAAGTACTCCAACTATTTGGATAGCTCCGTGTCCTACCACATATACAGCAGCTTTACCTAGGAAAGCTCCAATACTTGCACCAAGTACACCACCACCTGGAAGACGTTTGTTAGCATTAAGTGAATAACTACCATCACTCCTTTCATTAAGTGATAAATAACCACCATTTGCGAGAAATTCTTTTAATTGTTCTTTATCAATTTTACGAACTTCTTTGTCTACAAAACAGCTTTTAATAGGATATTTTATGTGATTATTTTTAACATAAAAATCTTTTTGATTATGATAAATCTTAACATCACCTAATCGTTGAGGAATAAACGTTGAGTTTGGTTTATACGTTTCTAATTCCATAGAAAAGATTGATAGAGTAAATAATGAAAATGAAATTGCTATTATT
This genomic window contains:
- a CDS encoding lipoate protein ligase C-terminal domain-containing protein, with protein sequence MIKEIKEISQEMIKLNSQVYGTILSKKDLKKIKEALIGIQLNQNNINKLLQEASFTSTSNPNELITIITNIHQSLYQLGIFTEKIYTLLDKFVCNYREEWNITKINQA
- a CDS encoding ATP-binding protein; its protein translation is MNQLKLITLVILSSYLLAAQEKQQTPINKTVDFNISPLYLPDPEYFQQNTAKESIIQKNQIIDKTPLPRPARWIVESAMENAPKLVKGIFTYLQLRSCCSIATQSIINIPSFHRFILVGPPGSGKTTLAYAIAEMLGYTYTFIPAADLLGKFRNETAINLQKIIQKCISDGGKRVIIIDELHKLFEHHKMEQTDHSQTAASFWLILDHIEKFFPNIIIIGTANNVDKLPPEIKSRFTGKIIHIQAPDKNQKIQIFKNSIIHDQSMELDPSITDAFIAKIIQQMEQQSLRDIRLFIDSAKIFYYAEQTISHSKLPIVLTKIHFQQALNQLQAESQALKESFSDQLCKKLQPWGVVFAIAVNIITLIKASHELTCKTKFLIKKYSH
- a CDS encoding AAA family ATPase: MSYIHHTILVSILSSQIALSNDSINSNNISQIHFDIKSLYAPEVPEEIRKKIIDEISQQQQNSNPKKTESFTEKDIEEMEFVFEASPEEAQCIVNYLYDPNYFPGVKEYRSVFFVGEPGTGKSVTAKAIAHKMCQKGWEYKFLSSTSFLREYRNQTAIQLQKELEKIESSNKPTILIIDEIHRLLENTESKHHDTDATATALWTFLDRQKNNNNFFLIGTMNRIHKLPKPVKSRILSDFIEFPLMTDPIKKNNILRRNLSTQNSQINTEITESFLIKELEKINPYSGRDLEKLSKEILVQSKLNSRNQPYPITITQNNISQGMNSYLRKRTIIQYDIEEETDDERQERHHKETLEMHEKHFIQQQKISIAIHDHQNEVNNNVSSTHMNRESRAHIDSLISDEQNQLYKNMMANTETRKAQEAAEKKAAEEKAAAEKARINTENSFGNQIKKLFS